In the bacterium genome, one interval contains:
- a CDS encoding FliH/SctL family protein: MSLSDWKPMERSAARAFTPLFLKQGEKEFQMLGEVPTEEPTDPQEEARRILLEAQERADLIQREAFEKGFSQGEKAGREMAERAMEKTMVALERAVAQWDMILQDRKGELVSEVVSLAMAVAKKILQKELSLDPKVVLGVVKAALSKARVREDVVIRVNPMDLETILDARGDLLRQLEEVRSIRVEADEGVERGGALVECSMGELDLRLERQFREIEQAFQRLLEEEKRVVLPEKELPEGQSS, from the coding sequence ATGTCTTTGTCTGATTGGAAACCCATGGAGAGATCTGCGGCAAGGGCTTTCACGCCGCTTTTTCTAAAGCAGGGCGAAAAAGAGTTCCAAATGCTGGGAGAGGTTCCCACAGAGGAGCCCACGGATCCCCAGGAGGAGGCCCGCCGGATACTTCTAGAAGCCCAAGAGCGTGCTGATCTTATCCAGAGGGAGGCTTTTGAGAAAGGTTTTTCCCAGGGGGAAAAAGCGGGCCGTGAGATGGCAGAGAGGGCCATGGAGAAGACCATGGTGGCCCTGGAGAGGGCCGTGGCCCAGTGGGACATGATCTTGCAGGACCGAAAAGGTGAATTGGTCTCCGAGGTGGTCAGCCTTGCCATGGCCGTGGCCAAGAAAATTCTGCAGAAAGAGTTGAGCTTGGATCCAAAGGTGGTCCTGGGGGTAGTCAAGGCCGCGCTTTCCAAGGCAAGGGTGAGGGAGGATGTGGTCATCAGGGTAAATCCCATGGACCTGGAAACCATCTTGGATGCAAGGGGGGACCTCCTGAGGCAGCTGGAAGAGGTGCGCTCCATAAGGGTTGAGGCTGATGAGGGTGTGGAGAGGGGCGGGGCCTTGGTGGAGTGTTCCATGGGCGAGCTGGACCTCAGGCTGGAAAGGCAGTTCAGAGAAATAGAGCAGGCTTTCCAAAGGCTCTTGGAAGAGGAGAAAAGAGTCGTACTACCTGAGAAAGAACTGCCTGAAGGACAATCTTCATGA
- the fliG gene encoding flagellar motor switch protein FliG, whose amino-acid sequence MASQIKRTPLEKVAILLQLMGEETAAKILQSLPMGEVHRMTQTLMRMRPAEMEEARAIAEEFTQMLLGRGGFLLPGEDFAKAVISKAFDKVSAARLMDAVAMNDHQTFESLNKVDPKVISEFTKAEHPQTTALILAHLEPSVAGRVLSQLPEVVRTEVVLRLAKLKDVSPAVLEEIVDALQNDLLNMASGGEELGGLKKVAEVLNHTEKSVENDILKRLQEEDPALAEGIQQLMFTFDDLAKLHDKAIQEILREVDMKLLAKALRAASDEVQQKIFGNMSQRAAEVLREEMESLGPTRLSEVEGAQMEVIKVGLNLRDEGRIVVSGAGEEDVFV is encoded by the coding sequence ATGGCTTCTCAAATCAAGAGGACGCCTTTGGAGAAGGTTGCCATTTTGCTGCAGCTCATGGGTGAGGAAACCGCTGCCAAGATTCTTCAGAGTCTGCCCATGGGCGAGGTGCACAGGATGACTCAAACCCTCATGAGGATGCGCCCCGCTGAAATGGAAGAAGCCAGGGCAATAGCCGAGGAGTTCACACAGATGCTCCTGGGACGCGGGGGATTCCTGTTGCCCGGGGAGGATTTTGCCAAGGCAGTGATTTCAAAAGCCTTTGACAAGGTTTCGGCGGCCAGGCTGATGGATGCTGTGGCCATGAACGACCACCAGACCTTTGAAAGCCTCAACAAGGTGGACCCCAAGGTCATATCAGAGTTCACCAAAGCCGAGCATCCCCAGACCACTGCTCTGATCCTGGCGCACCTGGAACCATCGGTGGCCGGCAGGGTGCTCTCACAGCTTCCGGAGGTGGTGCGCACGGAAGTGGTGCTTCGGCTGGCCAAGCTAAAAGATGTCTCACCCGCCGTGCTGGAGGAAATAGTGGATGCACTTCAAAACGACCTGCTGAACATGGCTTCAGGCGGTGAGGAGCTGGGCGGCCTCAAGAAGGTGGCCGAGGTATTGAATCACACCGAAAAAAGTGTGGAAAACGACATTCTGAAAAGACTTCAAGAGGAGGACCCTGCCCTGGCAGAAGGGATTCAACAGCTAATGTTTACCTTCGACGATCTGGCAAAGCTTCACGACAAGGCAATACAAGAGATCCTGCGAGAAGTGGACATGAAGCTATTGGCCAAGGCCTTGCGGGCAGCCAGCGACGAGGTGCAGCAAAAGATTTTTGGAAACATGTCCCAGCGTGCTGCAGAAGTCCTGAGGGAGGAAATGGAGTCCCTTGGTCCCACAAGGCTTTCGGAGGTAGAAGGTGCGCAGATGGAAGTGATCAAGGTTGGACTGAACCTCAGGGATGAGGGGAGGATAGTGGTGAGCGGCGCAGGAGAGGAGGATGTCTTTGTCTGA